The following are from one region of the Desulfovibrio sp. JC010 genome:
- a CDS encoding MauE/DoxX family redox-associated membrane protein, which yields MVDKLMSKQVYFLIRCVLAAVFLYAGAGKLTDIQGFSTVISGYGLLPGQLNYVAALVLPLAEILIAFGLLWDVKGSLSSYSVLLLVFMAVLAHGINMGLDVDCGCFAPDDPEGEAYHSLREALLRDAFLLLGCGYLYLMRRMKGYRSRSMLTLIAR from the coding sequence GTCCAAACAGGTTTATTTTCTGATCAGGTGTGTGTTGGCTGCCGTGTTTTTATATGCGGGAGCGGGAAAGCTCACGGATATACAGGGATTCTCCACGGTCATCAGCGGATACGGATTGCTGCCCGGACAATTGAATTACGTAGCGGCACTGGTGCTGCCGCTGGCGGAGATTCTCATTGCTTTTGGACTGCTCTGGGATGTGAAGGGTTCTCTTTCATCATATTCAGTGTTGCTGCTTGTGTTTATGGCTGTACTTGCCCACGGCATCAATATGGGACTGGATGTTGATTGCGGTTGCTTTGCTCCTGATGACCCGGAAGGGGAAGCCTACCACTCCCTGCGTGAGGCCCTGCTGCGTGATGCTTTTCTGCTTTTAGGATGCGGTTATCTTTATCTGATGCGTCGGATGAAGGGGTACCGTTCGCGTTCTATGTTGACTCTGATTGCCCGTTAG
- a CDS encoding rhodanese-like domain-containing protein: MKMVRNISVIAALCALMFAMTGCLGSDKFAQEVEKEKGAVKLLKEVQRGGYDIITTPELKALLDKNKDVIVIDTMPYEASYKKEHVPGAKQFLFPIPDMVEWDVKETDGKTKEQFIEMLGPDKDAPIVIYCGFVKCTRSHNGAAWAKKLGYTNVKRYPGGIFAWKGAKYPVGSVK, from the coding sequence ATGAAGATGGTTAGGAATATTTCTGTAATTGCGGCCCTCTGCGCGCTGATGTTTGCAATGACCGGCTGCCTCGGTTCCGATAAATTCGCTCAGGAAGTGGAAAAGGAAAAAGGCGCGGTAAAGCTGCTCAAAGAAGTGCAGCGCGGCGGTTATGACATCATCACCACCCCGGAACTGAAAGCTCTGCTGGATAAGAACAAAGACGTGATTGTTATCGACACCATGCCGTACGAAGCCAGCTACAAAAAAGAACACGTACCCGGCGCCAAGCAGTTCCTGTTCCCCATTCCCGATATGGTTGAGTGGGACGTAAAGGAAACCGACGGCAAGACCAAAGAGCAGTTCATTGAAATGCTCGGACCTGACAAAGACGCACCCATCGTAATCTACTGCGGTTTCGTAAAATGCACCCGCAGCCACAACGGTGCAGCATGGGCCAAGAAGCTCGGCTACACCAACGTTAAGAGATACCCCGGCGGTATCTTCGCATGGAAAGGTGCCAAATACCCCGTCGGTTCCGTAAAATAA
- a CDS encoding response regulator, with translation MPIQPNNIPTILIIDDEPFNLEFLEIVLKQQGYNILTAGNGRTGRELAEQEQPDLILLDIMMPDENGFECAAVLRISPETSEIPIIFLSALDDESNTSRGYDAGAVDFIVKPFEYKEVINRIKLHLKLNSCARQMQRAALQDTPLRINETAFPPAGARCTFPASPPSAGQFIYETVVLNNKSESHFLLNSTGDWSVIMQEKIKALLAENTGPLFSPSETVRNIGAALTSRQNSESGLTASYIHIDREDGTVTVVNSGSLPVILMRADKAHILIERQSGNLGSLGLGLPPCSTYEINSRDRLFMVSPAMLNSFSKEGEGIRELMEACRSHTGVDLELTCRIVGKQFSKETDTAGILVGVEG, from the coding sequence ATGCCCATCCAGCCAAATAATATACCTACCATTCTCATTATAGATGATGAGCCCTTCAATCTTGAATTCCTTGAAATTGTATTGAAACAACAGGGCTACAACATCCTGACCGCAGGTAATGGGCGCACCGGCAGAGAACTGGCCGAGCAGGAACAGCCCGACCTGATTCTGCTGGACATCATGATGCCTGATGAAAACGGCTTCGAATGCGCGGCAGTATTGCGGATTTCACCGGAAACATCTGAAATACCCATCATCTTTCTCAGTGCCCTTGATGACGAGAGCAACACCTCACGCGGCTATGACGCCGGGGCCGTGGACTTCATTGTCAAACCCTTTGAATACAAAGAGGTCATCAATCGCATAAAGCTGCACCTCAAGCTGAACTCCTGCGCCAGACAGATGCAGAGAGCAGCTCTGCAAGATACCCCGCTACGCATAAACGAAACAGCTTTCCCACCAGCCGGGGCAAGGTGTACTTTCCCGGCATCCCCGCCGTCAGCTGGGCAATTCATTTATGAAACCGTAGTCCTGAACAACAAAAGTGAAAGCCATTTTCTGCTCAACAGCACAGGCGATTGGTCGGTGATCATGCAGGAAAAAATAAAAGCCCTGCTGGCAGAAAATACCGGGCCGCTTTTCAGCCCTTCCGAAACCGTGCGCAACATAGGAGCCGCCCTGACTTCCCGCCAAAACAGTGAAAGCGGACTCACGGCCAGCTACATTCACATTGACCGTGAAGACGGAACCGTGACCGTGGTCAACTCCGGTTCGCTCCCCGTAATCCTGATGCGCGCAGACAAAGCCCACATCCTTATCGAAAGACAAAGCGGAAATCTCGGCAGCCTCGGCCTTGGCCTGCCGCCCTGCTCCACATACGAGATCAACAGCAGAGACCGTTTATTCATGGTTAGTCCGGCCATGCTGAACTCATTCAGTAAAGAAGGGGAAGGCATCCGCGAACTGATGGAAGCATGCCGCAGCCATACCGGAGTCGATCTGGAATTGACCTGCCGTATCGTGGGTAAGCAGTTTTCAAAAGAAACTGATACGGCTGGGATATTGGTTGGGGTTGAAGGGTAA